In Candidatus Epulonipiscium viviparus, one DNA window encodes the following:
- a CDS encoding glycoside hydrolase family 2 TIM barrel-domain containing protein, which yields MREKILMNTGYKFFEGDITKDPISSKQDTYMMSKTVRGRGPESTSYYDADWEDVTLPHDFVIKGNYSDKHNGSHGSLKRNNAWYRRYFKLDSADANKRFSFIFEGVGKNSKIWINGHLMGTNSSMYNTFEVDFTAVAHIGEINTLAIYIDNSDFEGWWYEGSGIYRNVWLQKTDALRLNWWDNFIYSVNLKDDDFDIYVSGMLENYSDATRTVTIKYALKENNNTVELGQYDLSVAPCDVASYSEVFTFADATRWSIDNPFLYTVIVTVVENGEIIDELTTKTGFRTVRFTADHGLFINNQPIKVKGVCIHQDHGSLGVAVPAAVEEFRIKKLKEMGVNAYRCAHNNPSIHILELCDKYGMIVMDENRWFETSHDAFLQIESMVKRDRNHPSIIMWSAGNEEPTQSTVVGKHILEEIKMFIKRLDKTRPVTLALNGGFYGSHASESSDTLSINYAIKFYDKSHEVHPDKCIMVTEAGATRNPRGVYFPTDTVLNVTAYDEHFPSFGESFRRFWKEVDTRNYVAGLFYWPGIEYRGEAEYPQLTNMGGGLDSCCFEKDNFYLLQSFWLDEPVLHLFPHWNLFGHEGEAIRVMTYSNLDEVELIVNGISAGKQPANKYDQNEWSVPFAPGEIVAIGYKDGAEVKRTTVKTTGDPAALNIVADNQPNSDGVVVLRVFATDSNGDFVPNSKIAISHTVENGTLLGASNGDPLDQTSVVANTHNLNSGLLQIIARQDSKDAPIKVTATNGDMSATFECDFLTVPTAQLPVQTDKMDLPNFRVWPITLDVDVAARVNYDDMNTSIPFKFGTDHLSEIFADDYGYAKYTTRLLIPDYVGEKEVRIIIENVTGDTEISIEHDRNVWPNVQPRLGISQEIIKFADPQGGNITVPVTKFFKNEKVFVHIVNKYSDPTCGIRGKVYWELH from the coding sequence ATGCGAGAAAAGATTTTGATGAACACTGGTTACAAATTTTTTGAAGGTGATATTACCAAAGATCCTATTTCGTCTAAACAAGACACTTACATGATGAGCAAGACTGTTCGCGGTCGTGGCCCGGAGAGCACTTCTTATTATGATGCCGATTGGGAAGACGTTACTTTACCTCACGATTTTGTTATCAAGGGCAACTATTCCGATAAGCATAATGGCTCTCACGGCTCTCTAAAACGCAACAATGCTTGGTATCGACGTTATTTTAAACTCGATTCCGCTGACGCCAATAAGCGATTTTCTTTTATATTTGAAGGTGTCGGTAAAAATTCCAAAATTTGGATAAATGGCCACCTGATGGGCACCAACTCCAGTATGTATAATACTTTTGAAGTCGATTTTACTGCAGTAGCTCATATCGGCGAAATTAATACTCTGGCTATATATATTGATAACTCCGACTTTGAGGGTTGGTGGTATGAAGGCTCTGGTATCTACCGAAATGTGTGGCTTCAAAAAACCGATGCCCTTCGTCTAAATTGGTGGGATAATTTTATTTATAGCGTCAATCTTAAAGATGATGATTTTGATATTTATGTTAGTGGTATGCTAGAAAATTACTCTGATGCTACACGAACTGTTACTATAAAATATGCGCTAAAAGAAAACAATAATACTGTCGAGCTTGGTCAGTATGATCTTTCTGTTGCACCTTGCGATGTTGCTTCATACTCCGAAGTTTTCACCTTCGCCGATGCTACCAGATGGTCCATTGACAATCCTTTCTTATATACTGTTATCGTTACTGTTGTAGAAAATGGCGAAATTATTGATGAGCTCACTACCAAAACCGGTTTTAGAACTGTTCGTTTTACTGCAGATCACGGGCTGTTTATCAACAATCAACCAATTAAAGTAAAAGGCGTTTGCATCCATCAAGATCATGGCAGCCTGGGTGTTGCTGTTCCCGCCGCTGTCGAGGAGTTTCGCATCAAGAAACTTAAGGAAATGGGTGTTAATGCGTATCGCTGCGCTCACAATAATCCTTCGATTCACATTCTCGAACTTTGCGATAAATACGGTATGATCGTTATGGATGAAAATCGTTGGTTTGAAACTAGTCACGATGCGTTCTTACAAATCGAATCGATGGTTAAGCGAGATCGTAATCACCCGAGCATTATTATGTGGTCTGCTGGAAACGAAGAGCCTACTCAGAGCACCGTTGTTGGCAAGCATATCCTCGAAGAAATTAAGATGTTTATTAAGCGCTTAGACAAAACTCGTCCTGTTACTCTTGCTTTAAATGGCGGTTTTTATGGCTCTCACGCATCCGAATCTTCTGATACTCTCAGCATCAACTATGCTATCAAATTTTACGATAAGTCGCATGAAGTTCATCCAGATAAATGTATTATGGTAACAGAAGCTGGAGCTACTCGAAATCCTAGAGGTGTCTATTTCCCTACAGATACTGTTCTTAATGTTACTGCCTATGATGAACATTTTCCTTCTTTTGGCGAATCTTTTAGACGCTTCTGGAAAGAGGTCGATACTCGCAATTATGTTGCCGGACTATTCTACTGGCCTGGTATAGAATATCGTGGCGAAGCCGAATATCCACAACTTACCAATATGGGTGGCGGTCTCGATAGCTGCTGCTTCGAAAAAGACAACTTCTATTTGTTGCAATCATTTTGGCTTGATGAGCCTGTTCTTCATTTGTTTCCGCATTGGAATCTGTTTGGTCACGAAGGCGAAGCCATCCGCGTTATGACATATTCTAATTTAGACGAAGTAGAATTAATTGTAAACGGCATATCTGCTGGCAAGCAACCTGCAAATAAATATGATCAAAACGAATGGAGCGTACCATTTGCTCCTGGCGAAATCGTTGCGATAGGCTACAAAGACGGTGCCGAAGTTAAACGTACAACAGTCAAAACTACCGGAGATCCTGCAGCTCTCAATATAGTTGCAGACAATCAGCCAAACTCCGATGGTGTTGTAGTTCTTCGCGTATTTGCCACCGATTCAAACGGTGACTTTGTACCAAACAGTAAAATTGCTATCTCGCATACCGTCGAAAACGGCACATTACTCGGCGCAAGCAATGGCGATCCACTAGATCAAACTTCTGTTGTTGCCAATACTCACAATTTAAATTCCGGACTTTTGCAAATTATCGCAAGACAGGACTCTAAAGATGCTCCAATCAAGGTTACTGCAACCAACGGTGACATGTCCGCAACATTCGAATGCGACTTCCTAACCGTTCCAACAGCTCAGCTTCCTGTTCAAACTGATAAAATGGATCTTCCTAATTTTAGAGTTTGGCCTATTACACTAGACGTTGATGTTGCCGCAAGAGTCAATTACGATGATATGAACACTAGCATTCCGTTTAAATTCGGCACCGATCATCTTAGCGAAATCTTTGCAGATGACTATGGCTACGCTAAATACACTACCCGATTGCTCATTCCAGATTATGTCGGCGAAAAAGAAGTACGCATCATTATCGAAAATGTCACTGGCGATACCGAGATCTCCATTGAGCACGATCGCAATGTGTGGCCTAATGTTCAGCCTAGACTTGGTATTTCTCAAGAAATTATAAAATTTGCTGATCCACAGGGCGGCAATATTACTGTGCCTGTAACCAAGTTCTTCAAAAACGAAAAAGTTTTCGTACACATCGTTAACAAATACTCCGATCCAACTTGCGGCATCAGAGGCAAAGTGTACTGGGAACTCCACTAA
- the hemA gene encoding glutamyl-tRNA reductase, translating to MNVAVIGVSHQSASAELRELLSFTNSQKIAATTALLDAGVAECVILSTCNRSEIYVASHNLDADIPKVLELYENVSANTIFTHRGLDALTHLFMVTAGLDSIVIGEDQILGQVKEAHLAALELGASKKILNKCFREAITTAKNIKATTKISELPLSIAYIGVKFLKEKLGSLKDKTALLIGAGEMNQLVLKYLTAEKIGTVFIANRSPIQNDDYPAIIIPFADRYAKIPEVDVVISCTASPHVIIESFAAPTGEVYILDLAIPRDIAPIIGEIPGVSLYNIDDLQEIANRNNASRTELSQIAIATIEDDIATLAEWFSRISADATLRALNDMCHVIHSDTMRYLNRKLDLDLKEHKLIDQMLLSSLKRLIREPILKIKQETNPVQQAEYIKLLSELFSIPLE from the coding sequence ATGAATGTTGCAGTTATAGGAGTAAGCCATCAAAGTGCATCGGCTGAATTACGCGAATTGCTATCTTTTACCAATTCTCAAAAAATTGCAGCGACTACTGCATTACTCGACGCGGGGGTTGCCGAGTGCGTCATCCTTTCCACATGCAACCGGAGCGAGATATATGTAGCCTCTCACAATCTCGATGCGGATATCCCCAAAGTTTTAGAATTATATGAGAACGTCTCTGCCAATACTATATTTACGCATCGAGGTTTAGACGCGTTGACTCATCTTTTTATGGTTACAGCTGGTCTTGATTCTATCGTTATTGGCGAAGATCAAATTTTAGGGCAAGTCAAAGAGGCTCATCTCGCTGCCCTAGAACTTGGCGCATCCAAAAAAATTCTAAACAAATGTTTCCGCGAGGCAATTACAACAGCCAAAAATATTAAAGCAACCACCAAGATTTCTGAGCTGCCTTTATCCATTGCATATATCGGAGTCAAATTTCTCAAGGAAAAGCTCGGATCGCTCAAAGATAAAACCGCACTTCTTATCGGTGCCGGAGAAATGAATCAGCTTGTGCTTAAATATCTCACTGCCGAAAAAATAGGTACCGTATTTATCGCAAACCGATCGCCTATTCAAAACGACGATTATCCTGCTATCATTATTCCTTTTGCTGATCGATACGCCAAAATCCCCGAAGTCGATGTGGTTATCTCTTGTACTGCATCTCCACATGTTATTATAGAATCCTTTGCTGCACCCACTGGCGAGGTCTATATTCTAGATCTTGCCATCCCCAGAGATATCGCGCCTATTATTGGCGAAATACCTGGGGTATCTTTATACAATATTGATGATCTACAAGAAATTGCCAATCGAAATAACGCTTCCCGTACTGAGCTCTCGCAAATAGCCATCGCTACAATCGAAGATGACATCGCCACTCTTGCCGAATGGTTTTCACGCATTTCCGCAGATGCTACTCTCAGAGCTCTCAACGATATGTGCCACGTGATACATTCTGATACAATGCGCTATCTAAATCGCAAGCTCGATCTCGATCTAAAAGAGCATAAACTCATAGATCAGATGCTACTAAGCTCTCTAAAACGGCTAATTCGCGAACCGATTCTCAAAATAAAGCAGGAGACCAATCCAGTGCAGCAAGCTGAATATATCAAATTGCTATCCGAATTATTTTCGATACCTTTGGAATAA
- the cobA gene encoding uroporphyrinogen-III C-methyltransferase produces the protein MIYTFTVGTRGSALAIAQTKQIIALMQQQNPAATFSIKIIQTKGDAITEIPLDKIGDKGLFVSEIEHQLLSGQIDIAIHSYKDLPSNITPGLIIAHPPARAPRQDALVLRDGTISSLDAIPRNATIATGSLRRKLQLLHHRPDLNVVPIRGNIDTRLKKLSDVDGIVIAAAGLARLDLAHKISYLFPEDILVPAAAQGAIAIQCRATDTTAIACANSISDSTTALEVSAERAFLSAIDGSCHIPVGATAHLIDDTMYLKAIFGDTTTFITHSAEAHVTTEIQAQALGIATARSILAQINAPSHAGMVYLVGAGPGDPGLLTLKALECIQKADVIVYDKLANPAFLASAKPSCKLIDAGKVSANHTLTQDQINETLAANAQDDVVVTRLKGGDPYVFGRGAEEAEYLAERGIPFEVVPGITSAIGGLCYAGIPVTHRNFASSFHVITGHQKANSDAINWPALATVGGTLIFLMGIANLKSICHNLITHGLATTTPAAIVTNATTPHQQIVIGTLATLTNIAKSNAVTSPGIIVVGDVVSLQNQLDFFTKKPLFGKTIVVTRARSQSSSLSTALADLGAHVIEAPAFSIEPHPDNLLATIKSIDSYDFIAFTSQNGVEIFFETLFASGLDARSLAHAQITAIGSATASKLQQYGIHADIIPPKANSESLLAVLESIVTPAHKLLLVTATNSRDILLNLSCHVDKVCAYATVPATTMPSIAAADYITFTCSSAVENFMAISGNANIIAKTVSIGNVTSAALQKYGLSIDLQAATATIADLVDTIVNDV, from the coding sequence GTGATCTATACGTTTACAGTAGGTACCAGAGGCAGCGCGCTTGCTATTGCTCAGACAAAGCAAATCATAGCCTTAATGCAACAGCAAAATCCCGCTGCTACTTTTTCAATTAAAATAATTCAAACCAAAGGCGATGCCATTACAGAGATCCCGCTCGATAAAATTGGTGACAAAGGTCTTTTTGTTTCCGAGATAGAGCACCAACTTCTCAGCGGCCAGATAGATATCGCCATTCATAGCTACAAAGATCTCCCCAGTAATATAACTCCCGGGCTTATCATTGCCCATCCTCCGGCGCGTGCACCCAGGCAAGATGCTCTCGTTCTTCGTGATGGCACCATCTCCTCTCTCGATGCGATCCCGCGCAATGCTACAATAGCTACCGGTAGCCTAAGACGCAAATTACAGCTTCTCCACCATAGGCCAGATCTCAACGTCGTTCCTATTCGTGGAAACATCGATACTCGACTCAAAAAACTCTCAGATGTGGATGGCATCGTCATCGCTGCAGCTGGGCTCGCTCGCTTGGACTTGGCTCATAAAATAAGTTATTTATTTCCAGAAGATATTCTCGTCCCAGCAGCTGCGCAAGGAGCAATAGCTATTCAATGCCGTGCTACTGACACTACGGCTATAGCATGCGCCAACAGTATTTCGGACTCTACAACAGCCCTAGAAGTTTCCGCCGAACGAGCTTTTCTATCCGCAATTGATGGCAGCTGCCATATTCCCGTCGGAGCTACGGCGCATCTAATCGACGATACCATGTATCTTAAAGCAATTTTCGGAGATACAACTACATTTATCACTCACTCTGCCGAAGCTCATGTCACTACAGAAATACAGGCGCAAGCTCTCGGTATTGCAACAGCTCGATCCATCTTGGCGCAGATCAACGCACCATCTCATGCTGGCATGGTTTATCTAGTGGGTGCAGGACCAGGCGACCCAGGACTTCTCACGCTCAAAGCTCTCGAGTGCATCCAAAAAGCCGATGTTATCGTATATGATAAATTAGCAAACCCGGCATTTCTAGCCTCGGCAAAACCCTCCTGTAAACTTATCGATGCTGGCAAAGTATCTGCTAATCACACATTGACGCAAGATCAGATCAACGAGACCCTAGCTGCCAATGCGCAAGATGATGTAGTTGTTACGCGATTAAAAGGTGGGGATCCCTATGTATTTGGAAGAGGTGCCGAAGAAGCAGAATATCTCGCCGAACGTGGCATTCCGTTTGAAGTGGTTCCTGGCATCACATCGGCAATTGGCGGCTTATGCTATGCTGGAATCCCTGTCACGCATCGTAATTTCGCATCGTCTTTTCATGTCATCACCGGGCACCAAAAAGCCAATTCAGATGCAATCAACTGGCCCGCTCTTGCCACTGTCGGGGGTACATTAATTTTTCTCATGGGCATAGCAAACCTCAAGTCGATTTGTCACAATCTCATAACACATGGCTTAGCTACTACAACTCCTGCAGCCATCGTAACAAATGCTACAACGCCACATCAGCAAATTGTAATCGGCACCCTCGCCACTCTTACAAATATTGCCAAGTCCAACGCCGTAACAAGCCCTGGAATAATCGTCGTCGGCGATGTAGTTTCTCTACAAAATCAACTAGACTTCTTTACGAAAAAGCCGCTCTTCGGCAAAACTATTGTCGTAACCCGCGCTCGCTCGCAATCTAGCTCTTTATCAACAGCACTAGCAGATCTCGGTGCACATGTTATCGAAGCACCTGCCTTTAGCATAGAGCCGCATCCAGACAATCTACTTGCGACAATCAAATCAATCGACTCGTACGACTTTATCGCTTTTACCAGTCAAAACGGCGTTGAAATTTTCTTCGAAACGTTATTTGCCTCGGGCCTCGATGCTCGTTCGTTAGCCCACGCTCAAATAACCGCTATCGGATCGGCAACAGCTTCCAAGCTTCAACAATACGGAATCCATGCCGATATCATTCCGCCAAAAGCAAATTCCGAATCGCTATTGGCAGTACTCGAATCTATAGTCACTCCGGCTCATAAATTATTACTGGTAACAGCCACAAATTCTCGCGATATACTTCTAAACCTCAGTTGCCATGTAGACAAGGTTTGCGCGTATGCCACAGTTCCAGCCACGACTATGCCCAGCATCGCTGCAGCAGACTATATCACTTTCACCTGCTCGTCAGCAGTCGAAAACTTCATGGCTATATCCGGTAATGCCAATATCATAGCCAAAACAGTATCCATTGGCAACGTCACTTCCGCAGCTCTCCAAAAATATGGACTATCCATAGATTTACAAGCCGCCACCGCCACCATTGCCGACCTGGTCGATACAATTGTCAACGATGTTTAA
- the hemB gene encoding porphobilinogen synthase — protein MIFRPRRLRQNSHIRALVRETHLHITDLVFPIFVTEGSNIKTEISSLPGVYHFSIDTLLIEVAEVIELGIHAVMLFGIPDTKDACGSSAFDPNGIVQRATRALKEAFPDLYIITDVCLCQYTDHGHCGILENTTITNDATLEVLAQVALSHATAGADMVAPSDMMDGRVATIRRILDLNGFSHIPIMAYSAKYASNFYGPFRAAAHSTPSFGDRKSYQMDYANAAEALREVQLDIAEGADIVMVKPALAYLDIIAKVCAEVTVPVAAYNVSGEYAILKLAISHGLLDELAIYETLLSIKRAGATLIISYFAKEVAYNIREGKYDSH, from the coding sequence ATGATTTTCAGACCCAGACGTTTACGCCAAAATTCTCACATCAGAGCTTTGGTTCGTGAAACGCATTTACACATTACTGATCTCGTTTTTCCGATTTTTGTAACAGAAGGTAGCAATATAAAAACTGAGATTTCTTCTCTACCAGGTGTTTATCATTTTTCTATTGATACTCTGCTAATCGAAGTAGCGGAGGTTATAGAGTTAGGCATCCACGCTGTTATGCTATTCGGAATTCCCGATACCAAAGATGCTTGCGGGAGTTCTGCATTCGATCCTAACGGCATAGTTCAGCGTGCCACCCGTGCGCTTAAGGAAGCATTTCCAGATTTATATATAATCACAGACGTTTGCTTATGCCAATACACAGATCATGGCCATTGCGGCATTTTGGAAAATACTACCATCACCAACGACGCTACACTAGAGGTTTTGGCCCAAGTTGCTCTCAGTCATGCCACCGCAGGAGCCGATATGGTTGCCCCCTCAGATATGATGGACGGCCGAGTTGCGACAATTCGTCGTATCCTCGATCTTAACGGCTTTTCTCATATTCCTATTATGGCGTACAGTGCCAAATACGCTTCAAACTTTTATGGACCTTTTCGCGCGGCGGCTCACTCGACTCCCTCTTTTGGTGACCGCAAATCATATCAGATGGATTACGCCAACGCCGCCGAGGCCCTCCGAGAAGTACAACTAGATATTGCAGAAGGCGCGGATATCGTAATGGTTAAGCCCGCCCTTGCGTATCTCGATATTATTGCAAAGGTTTGCGCGGAAGTTACTGTGCCAGTTGCTGCGTACAATGTCAGCGGAGAATATGCGATCTTAAAGCTCGCTATTTCACATGGGCTTCTCGATGAGCTAGCGATTTACGAAACTTTATTATCTATCAAGCGCGCTGGTGCCACACTAATTATTTCTTACTTCGCCAAAGAAGTTGCCTACAATATTAGGGAGGGTAAATATGATTCACACTAA
- the hemL gene encoding glutamate-1-semialdehyde 2,1-aminomutase has product MIHTNSEHLYYKAQKLIPGGVNSPVRAFKSVGTSPIFAAKAYGSVIEDVDGNKYIDYICSWGPLILGHSHPLLLDSITNAAKLGSSFGIPTAAEVEMAELIVSAYSSSVDEARMVNSGTEATMSALRVARGYTGRNKILKFEGCYHGHNDSLLVKSGSGTITYGVPTSLGITAAVAHDTIVAPYNDIEAVTAIFEAHSHEIAAVIVEPVSGNMGVVSATIEFLQALRDLTATHGAVLIFDEVITGFRLAYGGASEYFGIAPDMICFGKIIGGGLPVGAYAGKRAIMDVVSPVGGVYQAGTLSGNPLAMAAGITQLKYLRDTATIYADLDAKAAYLESGINTILRELNLNFTVNRVGSLLCLFFTSHKVTNYDEALTCDTQKFNIYFQSLLDQGILIGPSQFEAMFISAAHTYAQLDTTLAAIRVALNQFK; this is encoded by the coding sequence ATGATTCACACTAATTCGGAGCATCTATATTATAAAGCGCAGAAGCTTATTCCCGGCGGGGTTAACAGTCCTGTCCGTGCCTTCAAATCGGTGGGCACTTCTCCTATCTTTGCCGCCAAAGCTTATGGCAGCGTTATCGAAGATGTAGATGGCAACAAATATATCGATTACATCTGCTCTTGGGGCCCTCTAATTCTAGGCCACAGCCATCCTCTTCTATTGGATAGCATCACCAATGCAGCGAAGCTTGGCTCCAGTTTTGGTATTCCCACTGCCGCCGAAGTTGAAATGGCCGAGCTAATCGTTTCCGCATATTCTAGCTCTGTAGATGAAGCCAGAATGGTAAATTCTGGTACAGAGGCCACCATGAGTGCTTTGCGTGTCGCAAGAGGATATACTGGTCGTAACAAAATTTTAAAATTCGAAGGTTGCTATCATGGTCACAATGATTCCTTGCTCGTTAAGTCTGGTTCCGGTACCATCACGTATGGCGTTCCTACTAGCTTAGGCATAACCGCGGCCGTTGCCCATGACACGATTGTTGCCCCATATAATGATATTGAAGCGGTCACAGCTATTTTTGAAGCGCACTCACATGAGATTGCCGCCGTTATAGTCGAGCCCGTTTCTGGCAATATGGGAGTCGTCTCCGCGACCATCGAATTTTTACAAGCGCTTCGAGATCTCACTGCTACCCATGGCGCGGTCCTAATTTTTGATGAAGTTATCACAGGATTTAGATTGGCCTATGGCGGCGCTAGCGAGTATTTTGGCATTGCACCCGATATGATATGTTTTGGCAAAATAATTGGGGGCGGGCTTCCGGTCGGTGCGTACGCAGGCAAGCGAGCCATTATGGATGTCGTATCTCCAGTTGGCGGTGTCTATCAGGCCGGCACATTATCTGGAAATCCTCTTGCTATGGCTGCAGGAATTACGCAGCTCAAGTATTTACGCGACACTGCGACTATATATGCCGATCTCGATGCCAAGGCAGCGTATTTGGAATCGGGTATTAATACAATCCTACGCGAACTTAATCTCAATTTTACCGTCAACCGAGTTGGCTCATTGCTATGTTTATTTTTCACTTCTCACAAAGTTACAAATTACGATGAGGCGCTCACCTGCGATACTCAAAAATTTAATATATACTTTCAATCTTTACTCGATCAGGGAATTCTCATTGGTCCATCACAATTTGAAGCCATGTTTATTTCCGCTGCACACACATATGCTCAACTAGATACAACATTAGCTGCCATTAGGGTAGCATTAAATCAATTTAAGTAG